A genomic region of Methanobacterium sp. contains the following coding sequences:
- a CDS encoding winged helix-turn-helix domain-containing protein — translation MKKVFLWWLIIGSKGGENRARIILELNKRPYNANKLAQELSLDYKTIRHHIDVLKENNIVKSTGEKYGALYFLSDEMEKNYDTFLEIWGEFREK, via the coding sequence ATGAAGAAAGTGTTTTTATGGTGGTTGATAATCGGCAGTAAAGGTGGAGAAAACCGTGCCAGAATAATACTCGAACTTAATAAAAGACCCTATAATGCTAATAAACTTGCCCAAGAGCTTTCTCTTGATTATAAAACTATTAGACACCATATCGATGTTTTAAAAGAAAATAACATAGTTAAATCAACTGGAGAAAAGTATGGTGCATTATATTTCCTTTCTGATGAAATGGAAAAAAATTACGATACATTTCTGGAGATATGGGGTGAATTTAGGGAAAAATAG